One Gossypium arboreum isolate Shixiya-1 chromosome 13, ASM2569848v2, whole genome shotgun sequence genomic window, CGTTTTCTTTTTTctctataaaaataatataaatcaataaattaaaaaaaaaaacaactaactaacgtttctcaatttttattttttttcatcctATAAACATTTGctgtattattatttataaagctCAGCATACAACTGAAAAAACCTTATAGGACTAAGACGAGTATGGTAGGGAAAAAGAGTCATTTTGTATAATATTCGCTATTTTTGAATCTACTTTCTGACGCGATAGAAGATTGGGACCTCTCTTTTCGTTAAAACCGTAATTTGATAAAATAGGGAGAGGAGAAATATTCTGCCCAGTTCAAGGCTTGGAGGgccataaataaatttaatatgtttagagttcaaaatgaaattttaatatttttacaatttttaaaacgGTTCTAaagtaattttactattttttttttggaaagagGGGACACGGCCGATGCCCCTTTCTCAATATaatgtcaatttttttttattaaattttaattgaagttataatttattttatatattaaggtAGGAGGTGTTGATATCAATTACGAGCTTTGCTTGGTTGAATAATTCTTGggtgaacaaatcatcaattttgcGATGATGGAGAGACGTTGTTGTCATTTTGGTACTCTCTCTAAGGGACTTGTATAAGACCCTTAAACTTTAAACCCAATTCTAAAagtagatttttattttttatattctgTATTCTTTTTAGATTTAATTAGATTTAAGGGCTAAGcactaattaaaaaatataatggtttagggtttagggtttaaattttatcttatCTAATTCTACCATCCTAGATTTAATTGCcttttaaaactcataatttagaccattttataaattagtccttatttcaaattTGAAAGTCCTTTGAATATGATTttcaaaaattgttttaattttcaaaatatcataggCAAAAACATTTTCAAATACCATGCTAACGAAATTCTCGAACTCATTAGAGTTAAAATCTCCATTTTACCTTTGAAACTTTTAAGCCCAATGTGATACATTTTATTATGTAAGTAATTCCTTTTTCCATTTTGATGTTATTAGTGTTATGAAAGTTGTTAGAAATTATTTTGACTAGTATTAGTTGTTAGATTTGTCGAATGTTGAAAGTAAAATTATAAGCGTTTTTattcaatattatattattattgttattatcaaTTGTTGAATATATTATATGAATGTAATAAGGAAGTTGTGTTATTATGTTGGCTTGTCCTTGTAATATATGTTAGCGTTAATTTAATATTTCTTGGaacttttattattaaaattattgaaattattatttatactTTATAAAATGATTGATTGAGTTGATTTTAACAATCAacttgaaattattaaaatacttttaattTAAAGTGTAGCTAATattattataagggtatttttcatatttcatacttttatataatatttcaaataaaacaactgaaaaatattatttaaaattaaacacAAGACTAACAAATTCAAATAGAAATCTCTTGCACTTCAACCATAATAATTTATTGCTaggattttataaatattttttaatataaaatattttattcactCATATTGTGATCTATTTATTAAGAATAGTTCACCAAAGAGACTTGCCACTCAACAACAAACCAAATGACTTGCAATAATAGAAAACTAAAACACACCACACTCTAATATAAATCCCATTTAACTTGCAAAGCACTCCCTTAAAGGACACAACTAGATGCAACCATAGAAAACAATCTAATGAAAAGAGGGTATCTGTAAGTACAAACAAACATCCAACCTAAACGCCGTTGAACAATAAAGAGTTCTGACAATCTTTATTTGCCTTGCTTTGAATGCCAAACCAATCACCAAATTGATACATTCCATGAACACATCTTACCATTGCCAATGCAGCTTCGGCGAAGCCAGTCGGAAGAGAAGAATGAGCAACCGACTTGTTAAGTTTTTTCCATAAATCACTTATTAAGTCTTTTATGTGATCTCGTGCTTCTTCCTCAGACACTCCTTCTTGTATCATGTAGCATTGGATTGAATTTATTGCCTCCCCTCTTTCCATCTCGACCTTCAAAATGGTCCAATAATTTCAtgttagaaaataaaatttttatttcattttatttttcgtACAAAGAATCATATCTTATTCATTTGAATGTACAAAAAGCTTTATTTATCGTTGTGTACCTCGGAAGTGCTTAAATCATCCAAAAGTCTGGTAATTAAGGAAGGCAAATAAAATAAGTCAGAGCTGGACCACTGCTCGAATAATTGCAATTCACATTGATTGAGTGAATTGGAATCCTCAAGCATTGCAAGAAATATGTAGGCCAAACCAACAGGAATGCCAATTGAGATCCATGCATTTTTCAAATATTCATCCAATGTTGTTGGCATGTATTCTCCATAATACCATTCTGCTTCTACATGCAACGATTGCACATAACACATCCACTGCAATAACATATATTTAATTATGTAAGTAATTaacaagaaaaagaaagattCATACTCATAATTAGAATTACTCTTAACaagaataataattaattatctaaTTTTAAAGACATATGGATCACAAATTAATATGATAATTAGTGATTGGCAGCTTGTATTTTCTTGGTTAGCATATTGAATACGTACCTGATCCTTGATATAGGGTAAGATATCGAGGCCAAGAGTATTTAATGCATCCTCAAGCATTTCATTCACATGGTTGTACATGCCCTTATAGCACACCTTCATATACTCTGGGAGTTCCACTATAGCCTCAAGATCCCACCTGAAAGTAATTTAgtttttatgttttcttttaattGGACTAATGTCACGGAGTTAAgctattattataaatatattttataattttaatttttagattttatttaacTACATTAGTGTCACTGAGTTTAACAACACTATATTATTACAAggcttaaaataatatttatatggatatataaatataagttaCTTTTAGGAGCAGCAACAAAGTAATGATAGATAAGTTACCTTTTCACAGCAGTTGTGTACTTATGAAGCTCATCCTTTGATCCATAAATGTCATATACATCATCTAACATTGTCACTAAGCTTCCATATTTTGTCATGTTTCTCCTGCATTTGGAAAACTTTGGGTCAGGAACACTCCCCATTGCCCAAAAATAACTCTCAACCATCCGATCTCTTGCAAATGGCAGCTTGTccttcatcttcaaccccttcCACCACCTGCCCATCATTTCCAATTTTTTTTGGTAAAAGAAAATTCATAATAAGAAGATAAAAAACAGAAGTTGCGGATATTGAGATATTTAACCAAGATATCAACGTTAATATGAAATAGCTATATATGGCTAGAGGTGTTTTTGGGTCGGGTCGGGTTCGATTAAAAATTATGTTTATTTATTGGACTCAGGTTGGGCTGGGcctaaaaatgggcctaaaattttgcctaagCCCGAAccagataaaaatactaaaactcggCTCATTTCGCCcgtcatattaatttttatattatttttaaatatatataatacatcaaaaatactaaaaacatcaaaataaatatttcccaacaaattaaatttctttttaaaaaatatgttgacttaaataacactaagataaatgcaacttacAAGCAAATAccactaaaataataaaaaattaacaaataccttaaaataataagaaaattaacaataaaataagttttatacaatatccaaacaataacaacaaaatagtagtaacataatgtaaaatgatagcaaaatagggagaaaacaacaagaaaataacattcaaaaataaaaaaatacagattttttttgtcttttagtgAATTCGGCCGGGCCTGGactaaaaataccttacccgaAGCCCGACCTATTTTTTAAACGAGCCTTATTTTTttatccaagcccatttttcgggcctatatttttacccaaatccTCCCACATTTTGGGCGGGCCTTCAAGCTAGGCCGGATAGCccgacccatgaacacctctatatATGGCCTATCAGAGAGGATATCTTGTCAATTTTTCGTTTTTTTTAAAACTACGACACgtcaaattttaaaatgtataaaataaataaaatataaagcaaCATTATATTTATTCTGTTTTTAAAAGGTAAAATAACTGCATTTGGACAATTAAGAAGAAAAACAAACCACCCAAATTCTACTAGCAgccttaataatttaattattaataattgtacttatatttttaaatttaaaaactaaaaaataggTTTAATTAGAAGAATATaaagatttaattaatttaaaattattcctagattattattttaaattttaatttattttaatgatgcATTTAAAATCACactttaacttatatatattaaTTGGGTTCATACTCAATCCCACATGAAAAATTGGAgaaactattttatttttcaatttgaaagttactatatgagattgatttgaaTATTAATGATTAGAACATTCACTCACATGGTGATTTAGTATTCATACTCATGTTTATtcgaataattttttaaaataaaataaaataaaatgttttatttttaaataacatATCTAAAGAGGTTGATGCATTATAGGTTGATTAAGATTTGATAACTAATTGAATTAGGAAAAATTATGAACTGGGGACTAATTCTAGTATCTATGAAAATGATTGCCATTTTGACTCTGTGTTCTAGAGTTTTTTCTAAGATGGTGTAGGAGAATTACTCTGCGAGCTCCTTTAGCTCCTGGAGGTAAACTGACTGCAAAAGATTGAAGTC contains:
- the LOC108462051 gene encoding probable terpene synthase 9; this encodes MQMSERRSGGYLPTVWDPELIQSFTPLCTYESDGHRLEELKHATQLLFKSPTRPEEKLDMINKMQRLDVAKHFKKEIKEFLTHLDPNTPTDLFTVALQFRLLRHYGFSVGSDVFNKFMNSDGKFKECLSEDAAGLLSLYEASHLGVHEEDVLDEAKAFSTKHLKLALDKLELEKDLAQQIKESLEVPLHWRLPRMEARNFINIYQRDENKKLALLELAKLDFNLLQSVYLQELKELAEWWKGLKMKDKLPFARDRMVESYFWAMGSVPDPKFSKCRRNMTKYGSLVTMLDDVYDIYGSKDELHKYTTAVKRWDLEAIVELPEYMKVCYKGMYNHVNEMLEDALNTLGLDILPYIKDQWMCYVQSLHVEAEWYYGEYMPTTLDEYLKNAWISIGIPVGLAYIFLAMLEDSNSLNQCELQLFEQWSSSDLFYLPSLITRLLDDLSTSEVEMERGEAINSIQCYMIQEGVSEEEARDHIKDLISDLWKKLNKSVAHSSLPTGFAEAALAMVRCVHGMYQFGDWFGIQSKANKDCQNSLLFNGV